From a single Miscanthus floridulus cultivar M001 chromosome 8, ASM1932011v1, whole genome shotgun sequence genomic region:
- the LOC136475967 gene encoding zinc finger A20 and AN1 domain-containing stress-associated protein 4-like — MEHKEAGCQQPEGPILCINNCGFFGSAATMNMCSKCHKEMIMKQEQAQLAASSFDSIVNGGDGGKGPVIAATVDVAVPQVEEKTIVVQPMHVAETSEAAAVISKAKEGPNRCATCRKRVGLTGFNCRCGNMYCSVHRYSDKHDCQFDYRTAARDAIAKANPVVKAEKLDKI, encoded by the coding sequence ATGGAACACAAGGAGGCGGGCTGCCAGCAGCCGGAGGGCCCAATCCTATGCATCAATAACTGCGGTTTCTTTGGCAGCGCCGCCACCATGAACATGTGCTCCAAGTGCCACAAGGAGATGATAATGAAGCAGGAGCAGGCCCAGCTGGCTGCCTCCTCTTTTGATAGCATTGTCAATGGCGGTGATGGTGGGAAAGGACCTGTAATTGCTGCAACTGTAGATGTGGCAGTTCCTCAAGTTGAGGAGAAGACTATTGTTGTGCAGCCTATGCATGTAGCTGAAACCAGCGAGGCTGCTGCTGTAATCTCGAAGGCCAAGGAAGGCCCAAACAGGTGCGCAACCTGCAGGAAGCGTGTTGGGTTGACGGGATTTAACTGCCGATGCGGGAACATGTACTGTTCGGTGCACCGCTACTCTGACAAACATGACTGCCAGTTCGACTATCGAACTGCAGCTAGGGATGCGATTGCCAAGGCCAATCCTGTGGTGAAGGCAGAGAAGCTTGACAAGATCTGA